The window GATGTGCAGCTTGCTGAGTGGCTTGCCGTCCAGAAGGTAGGAGCCCGTGTAGGTGACATACTCGGCGTAGCACTGGGGTGCCTGCGGGCTGATGTAGCAGAGGATCTTCCGCTTCTCTTCAATCTTCTTCCTGATTTGCAAGTATTCAAAGTACGGGTTGGACCTGTCACTGTGGTAGGGCTCGATGTCGTCCAGCTTGATGGCATCCACGATGGCAGCCAGCGTCTGCTGGATCACTTCCCGCGTCTGTTGTGTGGACGTGTTCAtgtgctgctgcagctgctggctGGAGCGCTGGAAGCGGCGTTTGCGCGGGTGCTGGGCCTGCGGGTCCTCCTCCTCGGAGCCGCGGCCCTTCGCTCTGGGCGCCGGGGCAGGCTCCTTCTCAGAAGGGGGCGAGCTCTGCTTGTTCTGATTGGCCAGCATCTGAGCCCGGTTCCTGGTCATGCGCTGGGGGATCtcctccactttgggggccttTGGGGCTTCGGCTGTGGGTTTGGGTTCTGGTTCTGTCGCTTCGGGCAGGACACTGCTCGGAGGCCCCTCAAGCCCAGCAGtgtcatgggggccagccccgtccgCCTGTGCCAAGCAGTCCACAGGAGGGTCAGGTGCACCGTGGGATACAGCCGAGGGCTCTTGGCACTCGGCCTCCTCGTCAACACCCCCTGGTGGAAGCTGCTCCGGGAGGGCTGGCACAGGCCCCAAGCTGGAGTTGGAGTCCTCAGGAGCCCTCGCCTCTGACACAGCCCCTGCTTCTGCCGTGGCATTCAGCATCACGGCGGGTTTCGGCTCCTCCAGGGGCTCGGGCTCGGCAGGGAGCCGGGTGACCGGCTGGTCAGGGGGCAGCACGAGTTGCTCCTCAGCAGCTGATGCAGCGACATCCCCACCATTCAGGACCATGGGGGCCCCTGCAGGGGTATTTTCTGGAGGAATGAGAGGACTGTCTTCTACAGGTTCTGTTTCGACGTCGGAAACGTCCTTAGTTTGAAGGGGAAGCTCTGGCAGTGAGAAGGGTCCCAGGTCTAAGTCGTCCACAGGGGTGGTAAAGGGGTCAGACCAGGGCACTGGCTCCACCTGGCCGAGGACAGGCAGGTTGTGACCATTTTCCAGGAAGTTATTTTCCAGGGGCCCCAGAGCCTCCACCTGAGCCACGGTGGTCACACACGCAGGCTCGGGGGGCCCTTCGGGGGGTGCTTCCGGAAGCGACTTGCAGCTACTGAAGAAGGACTccagcctggagggaggggtgaaAGGGGTGGGTTCTTCTGAAGGGGAGACAGCAGCCGGGATTGCTTCCACCGCAGTGTCTCTGACCTCCTCGAGTCCAGGCTCAGTGCCTGACAGAGGATATGAGGCAGGGGACCCTGGGTAAGGGGGCTCTGTGGCACCGAAgggccctggggcagcagggTGGAGGGACGCAGCTGGACAGAAATGTTTTGGGGACTCTGAGAATCTCTGTGGAGACTTCAGCAGAAGGTCTGACCCCACGGGCCAGCTGACAGGGTTTTCGGGGGCAGTCCCAATTAGGCTGGAAGAGAGACCTTGCTCTGAGCCAGCAGGGTGCGCCCACTCAACTGGCTCCTCTGTGATGACCGTGCTGAAGGGGCCCTCGTCCAGGGGCTCCAAGTAGCTGGGCTCAGGGGGGATGATGGCAGCAGTGGCCTGCTGGTCCTCTGTGGCCTCCAGGGGAATGCCCAAGTCAGGGGGAAGGGCTCCCTCCATGGATGGAGCCAAAAGCTCATCTCGGTGTGAAGGGGGGGACTTTGCTTGTAAACCAGAGAAGGCACCCTCTGGGGAGGGAGTGACATTGACCACAGCTGCAGGCGGGCAGTGCAGACCGTCTgctttgggggaggggatgcCATAGTCCGGGGAGTAATACCCCGGAGACAAGCAAGCAAACTTTTCGGCGGGACCTGGAGCAACAGGGGCCTTGTCCTCCAAGTGCTGCCCTGGCGAGTCGAAACTAGACGCAGTAGGGACACTCTGCTGTCTGAACAGCTTGTCCCCAACACTGAATTCTTCTTCAGGGGTCCTCCTGATATCAACGGAGACTGAACGATAAAGGTTTGTGCACACAGGCCTCGTGGGTGTCTGGCTAGGGGTTTCTGAAATCCCACTCGCCGCCCCAGAGAACCTGTCAAAGAAGGAGGGGGAGCAGGCGCTGGCAGACGTGCTAGAGATGGGTGGGGGGTCTGTGCAGTCGAACCCGAGGTCGGGGTAGTCGTCAGTGCTGCAGGACGGGGTCCTGGGGGTGTGCATCGCCTCCTCGTAGCTGGGGCAGGACACTACTGACGCAGGGGTGGGGACCCCGGTGGGCCGGTTCTGATCAGGCCTGGGAGAAGCAGGCAAGACCTCTTTCATATGAGGTCCCGCCAACCAGTCTCTGGCGTCCACAGCTGGTCCCAGGTGGGGCTTATTCTCAgcggctggaggaggaggagccgccTCCTTGAGCTTCTTGTCTTTAAGGGCAGGGTCCAGCCCCAGCGGCTTCTTTGGAGGGACATCCAGACTCTTCTTCCGCATGTCTTCAGCTGACTTCACTCTCTCCTTGAGCTTAGGGTCGCCAGACCTGTGCCTCATCTTCTCCATCTGTTTCATTCTCTCCTTGTGCCGTTTGTGGCGCTCTTCAATCTCCAGGTCTTTCTGGGAGAGCATCCTCTCAAAGCTGGTCATCATCAGGTCACCGTCTCCAAGAAGCTTCTCTCTGGGCCTGACGTCCTTCCTGCCCACATCTTTGGATGGTGGCAGCTTATCGCTTCCATTGCTGAGTTTCACTGAgtctgccttctccttctctggaTTCTCCTTGGACTTATCCTTTAGCTTGGCCTCACTGGGTCTCAGGCTCTCGTCCCTGGGCCTCTCTCTAAGAGAACCTGGGGGGCTGTCCTTGTCTTTGGCTGCAGACTTGTGCTCCTCCCGGGCATGTTTCAGGATGCCATCCCCATGCTTGTCCCTGTGtttctccttctcatctctccacttctcccggtgcttctctcttctcttcttctcttttaggATGTTGATGGTACCAGATCCATAAGGCTTCAgttccttttctactttcttggAAGGTTCTCTTTCAgaatcatttttgtctttcttttcggtagaaaaaaattcaatggtTTTATCTAATTCATCTTCTATGTCGGCTTTCGTGTTGTAAGAAATGCTGTAGGCGTCGGCATCCAGGAACTCCTTTTCACACTGGCTGGAGTCCCTCCTGCTGCCCGTCTCCTTATAATCCTCACCCTTGTCTTTCCTCTCGGACTTTTCCTTCTTGCCTCTCTCTCGATCATGGCTTTTcttggaggaggaggacgagTGCCTgtgcctctccttctccttcagcttctcctgGGGGCAGCTCTCCTTGACCTTCTCCTCCGGGGGCTCTGTGACGGACGTGTCCAGGAGGGCACTCAGGCCCGGGTCCTGTCCCCGGTCCGTGAAGCTGTCGGAGGACACCTCGCTGGCCCTGTCATTGGAGTCCTCCCTGCACTCCCGGAGCgcttcctcctccagcttctccagcAGGCTCCTCTCCAGCTCGACGCCTTTGGACGCCTTCCTCTCTCGGCCATGCTCCTTGTCTGGCCTCTCCCGGTGCCTGCTCTTGGCCTTGTCTTCTGCGCAAGgcttcttctctgccttctctggggGCTTCTgtctgctcttcctttcctgagTGGAGTCGACTGAAGCCCGGTCCTTCCTGTCCTTGTATTTGTCTGTGGACTCCTTATCCTTCTTCTCTTTGTGCTTGTCAAaggccttttctttcttgtctttcacGCCTTCCGTGGCTCCTctgtcccttctcttttctttgggttctttctcttttggcttcTCTGAGTGTTGCCTGTCCACGGAGTGCTTCCGGTGCCTGTCCGAGGGGTGCGGCTCCCTCCCGTCGTCTTTCTCCTGGAGCCCATCCACCCGCTGCACTTCACCGGCCTCTCCAATTTTGAATCCACTCGCCGTATAATCATCTTTTTCATCTTCACTTTCATCTGTGAATATATCTGCAATATACCAGCTTTTCTCCTTAccctttttttcatcttttttttcagaGAAGTCTTCTGAGATAATTCCAGAGAAacacttctcctttttttctttaacttggtCAAaagaagcttttctttctttgtctttgctatgtgtatctttatgcttttccttagtatcttttttctctttaaaacatttatcaaattctttctccttctgacatTTTTCAAGGAGAGATTTTTCGTTCTTATCTTTGTCACTGGACTTGTCTTTatacttttccagttttattttttctttcttctccttctcaaggccatctttcttctccttctctctcacagaATGATGCCTTTCCCAAGGCTCCAGATTCTTCCCAAAGTCACAGTCAGACCTGTCCTTGAAGATGCTCTCACAGCTGTACTCCTTCAGGTCCTCCCTGTACGCCTCCTCGGGCTTGGCTCTGCCGTCCTTCCGTTCCTTGGCGCCCTCGAGGGGGTCCTTTCTGTCCCTGCAGATGTCGCTCAGATCCCTGTCTTTCCTGTCTCGCCCGCCTTCAGCAGACTccctcctctttttgtctttttctgaaagATAGCTGGCGATACTTTTGTGCTTTTCAATTTGGTCTTTCCtcttctcagagtttttatcCAGATAGTCCCTgtctttctttctaaagaaagCATCCTTGTCGCTCCGCTTTTCGCTGTAGTCTCGCTTCTCCCGGGTTCTGCTCTCCCGCTTCTTCTCCTTGCTGTCCTCTTTCACTGTTTCCAAGATCAGCCTTGCCACGGAGTCATTTTTAATGTCCCTGTAGTCTGTCACTGGAGAATCCCAACTATCTTCCCCTTTGAAATCAAAGGACGAATCAGACAAGTCAGAAAACCACCTGTCTTGCTGGTCGTCAGAAAGGCTGAATTTGGTATCTTCATTCTCCAGAAACTGACTTTTGTTGCAATAGTCATCAAAAGCAGAATCTTCCctataaactttttcttttttgagtttttctttatcttctttgaaagtcttctccttctcttttgaaattttgtcctctttaaaatcattctttttctctaattttgaaGGCCTGtctttggattttttctttctttcctctttgtataGTCTCAGTTTTTCCTCTTTGGGAGACTTTTCCTTCGCTGACTTCTCCTTTTCCACTTTATTCGAGCGGTCTTTCTCGTCTCGGAAAGGCCTGCTCACGTCTTTGTTCATGTCTCTGACTCTCCTGAGCGACTTGTCATCTTTGGAGGCCTTGATTATCTCATCTTTAAAGAGCCATTCTTTGTCGTCTGACTTCATTTTgctaagtttttcttctttcttaaagtGGTCTCTATCGTGCTTCAatacttttaacttattttctgtAGAAATGTCATTGTCTAAAAGTATAGCCTTATCTGACCTCTGCTTGGAGTCCTCATACTCATAAgtgaagcttttcagtttgagtTCCTGACTGACTGAACACAGTCCTCTCTCcttgtttttgtgtttatgtttcGTTTTGTGTTTCTTGACCACTTTCCCCTCCTTGTCCAGCTTGGGAATGGCGCCGTCCACGCTGGAGTGAAAGGAGTTCTTTTTCTCGGACAGGGCACCCCTCTTCCTATGCTCCTGTTTCTTCCTCACTGGCTTCAGTGACTCCACACTGGAGCCCTCAGAGGAGCAGTCAGACTCGCTTGTCAGTCTCGTCCTTGTGGAGTCTGATAAAGAGCTAACCTCTGACCAGGCAGGAGAAGAAATGGTTTTCCAATTGTCTGTCCGCCAGTGCTTGGCGTGCTGGTCTGTGTGGCTGGGGTTCTGCTTCTGGGCAGTGGAGCTCCCATGAGACgaggtggaggaggcagacaggGAGCTGAACAGGGAGGGGTCCTTCAGCACCAGCGGGGACTCCTTGAGGCAGCCAGGGCTCCCCACCGAGTCCCCATCGTCCTCACCACTCCCTGAGGATTCACTCTCTGACTCCGAGGAGCAGAATTTGTCGCTCCTTTTCCCAAACCGCacttctttgccttttgtttctttctttcgtttctttttcactttatttttttccttctgctgcttgGAATTCGAAGGCTCCCGTGTTTTGTTACTGGGCAATATCGTGTGTGCAGAGAGTCTCAGCTTCTCTCCTGTCCCCACGGTGACACTGAGATCCTCTTCGTCTGACGTGTCTGACAAGATGCGATGAGTAGCTTTCTTTGGTGCAATTGTGTTATTTTTAGTGTAACTTTTCACTTCCATTTTGGgtatagaaataaaactatttgatTTAGTTTCTTTCCTGTAATCCTTTTTCAGTAAGTGTTTGTCATCCACTGGAGGGACTCTGTCCTGCTCGTCATCCTCATCAAACTCATACTCATCCTTGACAGGGGTCACAGTTTTCTGGGGCTCTGGATTCTTAGCCTTGTGCTTTAGGCCTTTTTCAAATTCAGAGTCTGTGTTATTGCCATCAACTGAACTAGAAGGCGCGAATGATGGGGCATCTTCCTCCTCGGAGCTGTCTGTTGGAAACAGAATGAGAGATGTCAAGGCAGGTGCAGAACAACTCCACAGACACGGAAAAGGAGTCTGCAGAGGTGGCCTGGAGAAAGGCCCCCCAACCCCGAGTGCTCAGCCACCCCAGGGAGGGAGGCTTCCCCAAAGAAGCACTGCACTTAATTTGCTAAATCTGAGGCCGACCATGGGCAGAAGGACATCAAAGAGAGGTTTGTACAAAGACAGGGTTGCCATCTTAGTAGTAAGCCTGCAGGCTTTTGGACACTGGAACCCTGGAGGCGGGGTGGGGTCCTCGCAGTCCAGAAATTCCTGTAAGTGGCAGGTGTTGAGGAGGCGAGGAGACCCTCTGTGCCGGTCTGCAGATGCAAACGCACATTGCCTCTGGCATCACAGCACTATAGGGAGGCCCCGCCCCTGTAGCGTCACACAACCTGCTCCCGCCCCCGCCCTGCACACACACCCAGCACTCAGCCACTGACCAGTGGAGCTCTCTTCGCTGGACGTGTAGGTGCCCTTCCCTAACAGGAGGTTCACCATGGTCGGGGAGTTGGCCACCTTCAGTggtgtttctccttttctgttgCTTTGCTGAGGATTTCCTCCATATCGTAACAACAGCTTTACCACCTACAAAACAGCAGCAGGCACATGAGGGAGCTTTCTGAGAAACACCGACGCACTATTACTATACCTGTGTAAAACTGTGACCGTCCAGAGAGCCTGTGCTTAACCAGAAAACAGCCCACGCTGAGGCCGCAAGCTGTGTGCACAGCATGCCTGGCAGAGTCTCTGGACCTGTGCCTCTCCTGCAGGAAGGACCCTCACAGGCTCCCCTCCAGGCGGAACAGTCCCAGCTCCAGAAGTCCTCCCTCACAACGAGTCAATCACTTGCCCAGAATTTTCTCACATAGGCTCCCCTCCTGCCAATGGCAAGCTTGCCATCCAGTGCGGTCCAGTGGTCATGGAAGGTTCTGGCTATGTAGGGGGAAGTTTTttatgggggggaggggaggagcaggcgGTGTtacagaacagagaaaacaaagaccaAGCTTCTGCAAGCaggtttattttatattttcatttattttagaaaataagatcacctcttccttgctttattttacaCGGGTAAGGACAGTCACGTGAAGAACAGAAACACAGTGACATTTCAACAGCCCTGTTGAACTGTTTACAACTAACAGCCTGTGCGTCACACACCCAGGACAGCTGATTCACTGAACTCAAGTACAAATACCGAATTCAGTCTCAACCTTAGTCTAGTCTGAGCCTAGAGCACTGGAAGAACCTTTCACAAGGGTCAATACAAACCGCATTCTTCACGTGCTCTGTCTCATCTAGTACATCACTCAGGACAGAGCCTCCTGGGGACGAGTGTCCCACTGCTGCTTGAACCAACACAACCACCTTAGTCTGAGGATCCTGGAGGTCAGAGGCCAAGGTGTTGGCTCCTTCCTTTCCCTGCACACAGGGTTCCTTGCAGTGGTGGGACTCTGGTCCCCATGTCCTTGTTGTCT of the Equus quagga isolate Etosha38 chromosome 13, UCLA_HA_Equagga_1.0, whole genome shotgun sequence genome contains:
- the ANKRD11 gene encoding ankyrin repeat domain-containing protein 11 isoform X3 — its product is MPKGGCSKTPQQEEFPLSNDMVEKQTGKKDKDKVSLTKTPKLDRSDGGKEVRERATKRKLPFTVGANGEQKDSDTEKQGPERKRIKKEPVTRKAGLLFGMGLSGIRAGYPLSERQQVALLMQMTAEESANSPVDTTPKHPSQSTVCQKGTPNSASKTKDKVNKRNERGETRLHRAAIRGDARRIKELISEGADVNVKDFAGWTALHEACNRGYYDVAKQLLAAGAEVNTKGLDDDTPLHDAANNGHYKVVKLLLRYGGNPQQSNRKGETPLKVANSPTMVNLLLGKGTYTSSEESSTDSSEEEDAPSFAPSSSVDGNNTDSEFEKGLKHKAKNPEPQKTVTPVKDEYEFDEDDEQDRVPPVDDKHLLKKDYRKETKSNSFISIPKMEVKSYTKNNTIAPKKATHRILSDTSDEEDLSVTVGTGEKLRLSAHTILPSNKTREPSNSKQQKEKNKVKKKRKKETKGKEVRFGKRSDKFCSSESESESSGSGEDDGDSVGSPGCLKESPLVLKDPSLFSSLSASSTSSHGSSTAQKQNPSHTDQHAKHWRTDNWKTISSPAWSEVSSLSDSTRTRLTSESDCSSEGSSVESLKPVRKKQEHRKRGALSEKKNSFHSSVDGAIPKLDKEGKVVKKHKTKHKHKNKERGLCSVSQELKLKSFTYEYEDSKQRSDKAILLDNDISTENKLKVLKHDRDHFKKEEKLSKMKSDDKEWLFKDEIIKASKDDKSLRRVRDMNKDVSRPFRDEKDRSNKVEKEKSAKEKSPKEEKLRLYKEERKKKSKDRPSKLEKKNDFKEDKISKEKEKTFKEDKEKLKKEKVYREDSAFDDYCNKSQFLENEDTKFSLSDDQQDRWFSDLSDSSFDFKGEDSWDSPVTDYRDIKNDSVARLILETVKEDSKEKKRESRTREKRDYSEKRSDKDAFFRKKDRDYLDKNSEKRKDQIEKHKSIASYLSEKDKKRRESAEGGRDRKDRDLSDICRDRKDPLEGAKERKDGRAKPEEAYREDLKEYSCESIFKDRSDCDFGKNLEPWERHHSVREKEKKDGLEKEKKEKIKLEKYKDKSSDKDKNEKSLLEKCQKEKEFDKCFKEKKDTKEKHKDTHSKDKERKASFDQVKEKKEKCFSGIISEDFSEKKDEKKGKEKSWYIADIFTDESEDEKDDYTASGFKIGEAGEVQRVDGLQEKDDGREPHPSDRHRKHSVDRQHSEKPKEKEPKEKRRDRGATEGVKDKKEKAFDKHKEKKDKESTDKYKDRKDRASVDSTQERKSRQKPPEKAEKKPCAEDKAKSRHRERPDKEHGRERKASKGVELERSLLEKLEEEALRECREDSNDRASEVSSDSFTDRGQDPGLSALLDTSVTEPPEEKVKESCPQEKLKEKERHRHSSSSSKKSHDRERGKKEKSERKDKGEDYKETGSRRDSSQCEKEFLDADAYSISYNTKADIEDELDKTIEFFSTEKKDKNDSEREPSKKVEKELKPYGSGTINILKEKKRREKHREKWRDEKEKHRDKHGDGILKHAREEHKSAAKDKDSPPGSLRERPRDESLRPSEAKLKDKSKENPEKEKADSVKLSNGSDKLPPSKDVGRKDVRPREKLLGDGDLMMTSFERMLSQKDLEIEERHKRHKERMKQMEKMRHRSGDPKLKERVKSAEDMRKKSLDVPPKKPLGLDPALKDKKLKEAAPPPPAAENKPHLGPAVDARDWLAGPHMKEVLPASPRPDQNRPTGVPTPASVVSCPSYEEAMHTPRTPSCSTDDYPDLGFDCTDPPPISSTSASACSPSFFDRFSGAASGISETPSQTPTRPVCTNLYRSVSVDIRRTPEEEFSVGDKLFRQQSVPTASSFDSPGQHLEDKAPVAPGPAEKFACLSPGYYSPDYGIPSPKADGLHCPPAAVVNVTPSPEGAFSGLQAKSPPSHRDELLAPSMEGALPPDLGIPLEATEDQQATAAIIPPEPSYLEPLDEGPFSTVITEEPVEWAHPAGSEQGLSSSLIGTAPENPVSWPVGSDLLLKSPQRFSESPKHFCPAASLHPAAPGPFGATEPPYPGSPASYPLSGTEPGLEEVRDTAVEAIPAAVSPSEEPTPFTPPSRLESFFSSCKSLPEAPPEGPPEPACVTTVAQVEALGPLENNFLENGHNLPVLGQVEPVPWSDPFTTPVDDLDLGPFSLPELPLQTKDVSDVETEPVEDSPLIPPENTPAGAPMVLNGGDVAASAAEEQLVLPPDQPVTRLPAEPEPLEEPKPAVMLNATAEAGAVSEARAPEDSNSSLGPVPALPEQLPPGGVDEEAECQEPSAVSHGAPDPPVDCLAQADGAGPHDTAGLEGPPSSVLPEATEPEPKPTAEAPKAPKVEEIPQRMTRNRAQMLANQNKQSSPPSEKEPAPAPRAKGRGSEEEDPQAQHPRKRRFQRSSQQLQQHMNTSTQQTREVIQQTLAAIVDAIKLDDIEPYHSDRSNPYFEYLQIRKKIEEKRKILCYISPQAPQCYAEYVTYTGSYLLDGKPLSKLHIPVIAPPPSLAEPLKELFKQQEAVRGKLRLQHSIEREKLIVSCEQEILRVHCRAARTIANQAVPFSACTMLLDSEVYNMPLESQGDENKSVRDRFNARQFISWLQDVDDKYDRMKTCLLMRQQHEAAALNAVQRMEWQLKVQELDPAGHKSLCVNEVPSFYVPMVDVNDDFVLLPA
- the ANKRD11 gene encoding ankyrin repeat domain-containing protein 11 isoform X7 — translated: MPGASRSSSARGQTSMSRTSQCLFPGWTALHEACNRGYYDVAKQLLAAGAEVNTKGLDDDTPLHDAANNGHYKVVKLLLRYGGNPQQSNRKGETPLKVANSPTMVNLLLGKGTYTSSEESSTDSSEEEDAPSFAPSSSVDGNNTDSEFEKGLKHKAKNPEPQKTVTPVKDEYEFDEDDEQDRVPPVDDKHLLKKDYRKETKSNSFISIPKMEVKSYTKNNTIAPKKATHRILSDTSDEEDLSVTVGTGEKLRLSAHTILPSNKTREPSNSKQQKEKNKVKKKRKKETKGKEVRFGKRSDKFCSSESESESSGSGEDDGDSVGSPGCLKESPLVLKDPSLFSSLSASSTSSHGSSTAQKQNPSHTDQHAKHWRTDNWKTISSPAWSEVSSLSDSTRTRLTSESDCSSEGSSVESLKPVRKKQEHRKRGALSEKKNSFHSSVDGAIPKLDKEGKVVKKHKTKHKHKNKERGLCSVSQELKLKSFTYEYEDSKQRSDKAILLDNDISTENKLKVLKHDRDHFKKEEKLSKMKSDDKEWLFKDEIIKASKDDKSLRRVRDMNKDVSRPFRDEKDRSNKVEKEKSAKEKSPKEEKLRLYKEERKKKSKDRPSKLEKKNDFKEDKISKEKEKTFKEDKEKLKKEKVYREDSAFDDYCNKSQFLENEDTKFSLSDDQQDRWFSDLSDSSFDFKGEDSWDSPVTDYRDIKNDSVARLILETVKEDSKEKKRESRTREKRDYSEKRSDKDAFFRKKDRDYLDKNSEKRKDQIEKHKSIASYLSEKDKKRRESAEGGRDRKDRDLSDICRDRKDPLEGAKERKDGRAKPEEAYREDLKEYSCESIFKDRSDCDFGKNLEPWERHHSVREKEKKDGLEKEKKEKIKLEKYKDKSSDKDKNEKSLLEKCQKEKEFDKCFKEKKDTKEKHKDTHSKDKERKASFDQVKEKKEKCFSGIISEDFSEKKDEKKGKEKSWYIADIFTDESEDEKDDYTASGFKIGEAGEVQRVDGLQEKDDGREPHPSDRHRKHSVDRQHSEKPKEKEPKEKRRDRGATEGVKDKKEKAFDKHKEKKDKESTDKYKDRKDRASVDSTQERKSRQKPPEKAEKKPCAEDKAKSRHRERPDKEHGRERKASKGVELERSLLEKLEEEALRECREDSNDRASEVSSDSFTDRGQDPGLSALLDTSVTEPPEEKVKESCPQEKLKEKERHRHSSSSSKKSHDRERGKKEKSERKDKGEDYKETGSRRDSSQCEKEFLDADAYSISYNTKADIEDELDKTIEFFSTEKKDKNDSEREPSKKVEKELKPYGSGTINILKEKKRREKHREKWRDEKEKHRDKHGDGILKHAREEHKSAAKDKDSPPGSLRERPRDESLRPSEAKLKDKSKENPEKEKADSVKLSNGSDKLPPSKDVGRKDVRPREKLLGDGDLMMTSFERMLSQKDLEIEERHKRHKERMKQMEKMRHRSGDPKLKERVKSAEDMRKKSLDVPPKKPLGLDPALKDKKLKEAAPPPPAAENKPHLGPAVDARDWLAGPHMKEVLPASPRPDQNRPTGVPTPASVVSCPSYEEAMHTPRTPSCSTDDYPDLGFDCTDPPPISSTSASACSPSFFDRFSGAASGISETPSQTPTRPVCTNLYRSVSVDIRRTPEEEFSVGDKLFRQQSVPTASSFDSPGQHLEDKAPVAPGPAEKFACLSPGYYSPDYGIPSPKADGLHCPPAAVVNVTPSPEGAFSGLQAKSPPSHRDELLAPSMEGALPPDLGIPLEATEDQQATAAIIPPEPSYLEPLDEGPFSTVITEEPVEWAHPAGSEQGLSSSLIGTAPENPVSWPVGSDLLLKSPQRFSESPKHFCPAASLHPAAPGPFGATEPPYPGSPASYPLSGTEPGLEEVRDTAVEAIPAAVSPSEEPTPFTPPSRLESFFSSCKSLPEAPPEGPPEPACVTTVAQVEALGPLENNFLENGHNLPVLGQVEPVPWSDPFTTPVDDLDLGPFSLPELPLQTKDVSDVETEPVEDSPLIPPENTPAGAPMVLNGGDVAASAAEEQLVLPPDQPVTRLPAEPEPLEEPKPAVMLNATAEAGAVSEARAPEDSNSSLGPVPALPEQLPPGGVDEEAECQEPSAVSHGAPDPPVDCLAQADGAGPHDTAGLEGPPSSVLPEATEPEPKPTAEAPKAPKVEEIPQRMTRNRAQMLANQNKQSSPPSEKEPAPAPRAKGRGSEEEDPQAQHPRKRRFQRSSQQLQQHMNTSTQQTREVIQQTLAAIVDAIKLDDIEPYHSDRSNPYFEYLQIRKKIEEKRKILCYISPQAPQCYAEYVTYTGSYLLDGKPLSKLHIPVIAPPPSLAEPLKELFKQQEAVRGKLRLQHSIEREKLIVSCEQEILRVHCRAARTIANQAVPFSACTMLLDSEVYNMPLESQGDENKSVRDRFNARQFISWLQDVDDKYDRMKVCGEQLLSPAGGQTSVGPHLEPSSKTCLLMRQQHEAAALNAVQRMEWQLKVQELDPAGHKSLCVNEVPSFYVPMVDVNDDFVLLPA